In Sandaracinaceae bacterium, the following proteins share a genomic window:
- the tyrA gene encoding bifunctional chorismate mutase/prephenate dehydrogenase gives MSNHPPDSNERPLSVLRAMLDALDRDVLQLLSRRMGVVAEIAAHKRHHGVRIRDLARERAILVSVKDRAAQLGLPPSVIESIWRLLMLASRDHQASLRAEVPLNVEPKTVAILGGLGGMGRLLHRMFADLGHTVLISDIGTALSVEDAARNADVVIVSVPIRETEGVIRAVGPHVRPDGLLMDVTSIKQLPLDVMLASTSASVIGTHPMFGPAVHTFQGQRVVVCRGRGDAWWEWLTQTLRSRGFTVSEATAEHHDRMMSVVQVLNHYQTQVLGLTLSRLGIPLEDSLAFTSPAYLLETYVAARHFAQSPALYGAIEMLNPSTAEVTRAFQASAGEIADILAQRDQPRFDAVFDEVRAFFGEFTEEAQEQSSFLIDRLIELTAGRSIET, from the coding sequence ATGTCGAACCATCCTCCCGATTCCAACGAACGGCCTCTCTCGGTGCTGCGCGCCATGCTGGACGCCCTCGACCGCGACGTCCTGCAGCTGCTCTCGCGCCGCATGGGTGTGGTGGCGGAGATCGCCGCGCACAAGCGCCATCACGGCGTCCGCATCCGGGACCTCGCTCGTGAGCGCGCCATCCTCGTATCCGTCAAGGACCGAGCCGCGCAGCTGGGCCTGCCCCCTTCGGTCATCGAGTCCATCTGGCGGCTGCTGATGCTCGCCAGCCGCGACCACCAGGCCAGCTTGCGGGCCGAGGTCCCGCTCAACGTCGAGCCGAAGACCGTGGCCATCCTGGGTGGGCTCGGTGGGATGGGCCGCCTGCTGCACCGCATGTTCGCCGACCTCGGGCACACCGTGCTCATCAGCGACATCGGCACGGCGCTGTCCGTCGAGGACGCAGCCCGCAACGCGGACGTCGTCATCGTCAGCGTCCCCATCCGCGAGACCGAGGGGGTCATCCGAGCGGTCGGCCCGCACGTCCGCCCCGACGGACTCCTGATGGACGTCACCTCCATCAAGCAGCTGCCGCTGGACGTCATGCTGGCCTCGACCTCTGCCAGCGTGATCGGCACGCACCCCATGTTCGGCCCCGCCGTGCACACCTTCCAAGGGCAGCGCGTGGTGGTCTGCCGTGGCCGCGGCGACGCCTGGTGGGAATGGCTCACGCAGACGCTGCGCTCGCGCGGATTCACGGTCTCGGAGGCCACCGCCGAGCACCACGATCGCATGATGTCCGTGGTGCAGGTGCTGAACCACTATCAGACGCAGGTGCTGGGGCTCACGCTGAGCCGTCTGGGCATCCCGCTCGAGGACTCGTTGGCGTTCACGTCGCCGGCGTACCTGCTCGAGACCTACGTTGCCGCGCGCCACTTCGCGCAGTCCCCGGCGCTGTACGGCGCCATCGAGATGCTGAACCCGAGCACGGCCGAGGTCACCCGAGCGTTCCAAGCGAGCGCCGGTGAGATCGCGGACATCCTGGCGCAGCGTGATCAGCCGCGCTTCGACGCCGTGTTCGACGAGGTGCGCGCGTTCTTCGGTGAGTTCACGGAGGAGGCGCAGGAGCAGAGCTCGTTCCTCATCGACCGTTTGATCGAGCTGACGGCGGGGCGCTCCATCGAGACATGA
- a CDS encoding dicarboxylate/amino acid:cation symporter codes for MVRHGALGVTIIPRVRRLKLHHQIALAMLLGAALGASVRALAGTEALDPDAALTAAAVGQGLGTVFLRLLQMLVVPLIVSSLVSGVAGLGDLRRLGPMGARTIAFYLGSSAIAILTGIAAVQLVEPGVGVDRALLESGAEGHALPAAVSAPAQSALDVLYDQLLRMIPTNPIAAAAEGAMLPLIFFSLLLGVFLNLSEHDPDAGPTQSAVVRLRELFEGLFAVMMRMTLAVIALAPLGVFGFMLSSTAAHGAEAFVALGGYAATVAIALVVHAGFTLPLLLIGLTRRNPLEHVRAMLPALMTAFGTASSNGTLPLTLECAEKAGVPGRVGAFVLPLGATINMDGTALYEAVAVLFIAQVYGLDLSLTQQGVVALTALLASVGAAGIPHAGTVMMVVVLSAVGLPTTAVGLILAVDRVLDMCRTAVNVYSDSVAAAVVAHFEARRDADSV; via the coding sequence ATGGTTCGACATGGCGCGCTGGGGGTGACCATAATCCCCCGCGTGCGCCGGCTCAAACTGCATCATCAAATCGCCCTCGCCATGCTGCTCGGGGCGGCGCTCGGCGCCTCCGTGCGTGCCCTCGCGGGCACGGAAGCGCTGGACCCGGACGCCGCGCTGACGGCAGCCGCGGTCGGACAAGGGCTCGGGACGGTGTTCCTGCGGCTGCTGCAGATGCTGGTCGTGCCGCTGATCGTCTCGTCCCTTGTGAGCGGCGTCGCAGGGCTCGGCGATCTGCGCAGGCTGGGGCCCATGGGCGCGCGCACCATCGCGTTCTACCTGGGCAGCAGTGCCATCGCGATCCTCACGGGGATCGCGGCCGTGCAGCTGGTCGAGCCTGGCGTGGGTGTGGACCGCGCGCTGCTGGAGTCGGGCGCCGAGGGGCACGCCCTCCCAGCGGCGGTCTCGGCCCCCGCGCAGAGCGCGCTGGACGTGCTTTACGATCAGCTGCTGCGGATGATCCCGACGAACCCCATCGCGGCCGCCGCGGAGGGGGCGATGCTGCCGCTGATCTTCTTCTCGCTGCTGCTCGGGGTGTTCCTCAACCTGAGCGAGCACGACCCCGACGCAGGGCCCACCCAGAGCGCGGTGGTGCGCCTGCGCGAGCTGTTCGAGGGGCTGTTCGCCGTGATGATGCGCATGACCCTCGCGGTCATCGCGCTCGCGCCCTTGGGGGTGTTCGGGTTCATGTTGAGCAGCACCGCAGCGCATGGGGCCGAGGCCTTCGTCGCGCTCGGAGGCTACGCGGCGACGGTGGCCATCGCCCTGGTCGTTCACGCGGGCTTCACGCTACCGCTGCTGCTGATCGGTCTGACGCGCCGCAACCCCCTCGAGCACGTGCGCGCGATGTTGCCAGCGCTCATGACCGCCTTCGGGACGGCCAGCAGCAACGGCACGCTGCCGCTGACCCTCGAGTGCGCGGAGAAGGCGGGGGTGCCGGGACGGGTTGGCGCGTTCGTGCTGCCCCTCGGCGCGACCATCAACATGGACGGCACCGCGCTCTACGAGGCTGTCGCGGTGCTCTTCATCGCGCAGGTGTACGGACTGGACCTGAGCCTCACGCAGCAAGGGGTGGTCGCGCTCACTGCGCTCCTCGCGAGCGTGGGCGCGGCGGGCATCCCGCACGCGGGGACGGTGATGATGGTGGTCGTGCTGAGCGCGGTCGGACTGCCGACCACCGCCGTGGGACTCATCCTCGCGGTCGACCGGGTGCTCGACATGTGCCGCACCGCCGTCAACGTGTACAGCGACTCGGTCGCCGCCGCGGTCGTGGCCCACTTCGAGGCTCGGCGCGACGCCGACAGCGTCTGA
- a CDS encoding ComF family protein — protein MTPRALVLGLLDLLAPVRCPGCDEALDPDPNDLPPIDPFTDGFCVVCAALVEPFEGEQALYQYGGPLAEAIKRFKYEGRLDALPALTRLVARAAPDLSGEVDAVVPVPLFPRRRHTRGFDQAALLARPLARALGVPLSRAVLRRVRDTPPQARLDAAGRERNVQGAFLARRIEGQRLLLFDDVHTTGATLVAAQDALFDAGASTVISLSLAGRS, from the coding sequence ATGACACCGCGCGCCCTAGTCCTCGGTCTGCTCGACCTCCTGGCGCCAGTGCGTTGCCCCGGGTGCGACGAGGCCCTCGACCCCGACCCGAACGACCTCCCACCCATCGACCCGTTCACCGACGGGTTCTGCGTCGTGTGCGCCGCGCTAGTCGAGCCCTTCGAGGGCGAGCAGGCCCTCTATCAGTACGGTGGTCCGCTGGCCGAGGCCATCAAGCGCTTCAAGTACGAGGGACGACTGGACGCGCTGCCCGCCCTGACACGCCTCGTCGCGCGCGCGGCTCCCGACCTCTCGGGCGAGGTCGACGCCGTCGTCCCGGTGCCCCTGTTCCCCCGTCGCCGGCACACGCGTGGCTTCGACCAGGCCGCGCTGCTGGCGCGTCCTCTGGCCCGCGCGCTGGGCGTCCCTCTCTCGCGCGCGGTGCTGCGGCGCGTCCGCGACACGCCCCCACAGGCACGGCTGGATGCGGCCGGGCGGGAGCGGAACGTGCAAGGCGCCTTCCTCGCGCGGCGCATCGAGGGGCAGCGCCTGTTGCTCTTCGACGACGTGCACACCACTGGGGCGACCCTCGTGGCGGCGCAGGACGCGCTCTTCGACGCGGGCGCGTCCACCGTCATCTCGCTGAGCCTGGCGGGACGAAGTTGA
- a CDS encoding serine/threonine protein kinase produces the protein MPTRRGFDLTPGRVFGDRYSVVQKLGAGSEGEVYQIKERSTGVHRAAKLYFQAPVDADKQVVWSARKLDKLQHCPIVLHYHHTMRVDVRGQSVLCLISDLFDGVRLEDFTYEQRGRRLHPFMALTLLHSLVRGLEKIHAVGEYHGDVHTQNILVQPTGIHLNIRLLDFYDRGRPSKRLRNNDLVDAVRVLYQCVGGRKHYARAGDHIRYICAGMQASLILHRFPDISALRNHLESFEWPT, from the coding sequence ATGCCGACGCGCCGAGGGTTCGATCTGACGCCAGGCCGGGTCTTCGGAGACCGCTACAGCGTCGTCCAGAAGTTGGGCGCCGGGAGCGAGGGCGAGGTCTACCAAATCAAGGAGCGCTCCACCGGGGTGCACCGCGCGGCCAAGCTCTACTTCCAGGCGCCGGTGGACGCCGACAAGCAGGTGGTGTGGAGTGCGCGCAAGCTCGACAAGCTGCAGCACTGTCCCATCGTGCTGCACTACCACCACACCATGCGGGTGGACGTGCGTGGGCAGAGCGTGCTCTGCCTCATCTCCGACCTCTTCGATGGCGTGCGCCTCGAGGACTTCACCTACGAGCAGCGCGGGCGACGACTGCACCCGTTCATGGCCCTGACGCTGCTGCACAGCCTCGTGCGCGGGCTCGAAAAGATCCACGCGGTGGGCGAGTATCACGGCGACGTCCACACCCAGAACATCCTCGTCCAGCCGACGGGCATCCACCTGAACATCCGCTTGCTGGACTTCTACGATCGTGGCCGTCCCAGCAAGCGCCTCCGCAACAACGACCTGGTGGACGCCGTGCGTGTGCTCTATCAGTGCGTGGGCGGTCGCAAGCACTACGCGCGCGCAGGCGATCACATCCGCTACATCTGCGCGGGGATGCAGGCGTCGCTCATCCTGCATCGCTTCCCGGACATCAGCGCCCTGCGCAATCACCTCGAGTCCTTCGAGTGGCCCACGTGA
- a CDS encoding dodecin domain-containing protein, producing the protein MSVARVTEIIASSETSFDDAVQQGVARAVKTLKNVRSAWVQDQKVHIDNGKIVSYRVNLKVTFVLED; encoded by the coding sequence ATGTCCGTCGCTCGAGTCACCGAAATCATCGCTTCCTCCGAGACCAGCTTCGACGACGCGGTCCAGCAGGGGGTCGCGCGCGCGGTGAAGACCCTCAAGAACGTGCGTAGCGCGTGGGTCCAGGACCAAAAGGTCCACATCGACAACGGCAAGATCGTCTCCTACCGGGTCAACCTCAAGGTGACGTTCGTCCTCGAAGACTGA
- a CDS encoding cupin domain-containing protein produces the protein MSHTPSTTQSPYILSRDAIEAMPGTAKVHFLNPNGRRLNKSLGDATGLTGLGFHLIEVPVGAESTEHHRHLFEDECVYVLSGRAHVTLDEETFEVGEGDFIGLPAGGPAHVFSNPGPEPLRCLVVGQRLTHDVGDYPRLGKRLYRNGEAWDLVDLAHIVDPKAAPGATPGKK, from the coding sequence ATGAGCCACACTCCGTCCACCACGCAGAGTCCCTACATCTTGTCGCGCGACGCGATCGAGGCCATGCCCGGGACCGCCAAGGTCCACTTCCTGAACCCCAACGGCAGGCGGCTGAACAAGTCGCTGGGCGACGCCACGGGCCTGACCGGCCTCGGGTTCCATCTGATCGAGGTCCCGGTCGGCGCGGAGTCCACGGAGCACCACAGACACCTCTTCGAGGACGAGTGCGTGTACGTCCTGTCTGGTCGAGCCCACGTGACCCTCGACGAGGAGACCTTCGAGGTCGGCGAAGGGGACTTCATCGGTCTGCCAGCCGGCGGTCCCGCGCACGTGTTCTCCAACCCCGGGCCCGAGCCGCTGCGGTGCCTCGTGGTGGGCCAACGTCTGACCCACGACGTGGGCGACTACCCGCGTCTGGGGAAGCGCCTCTACCGCAACGGCGAGGCGTGGGACCTGGTGGATCTGGCGCACATCGTCGACCCGAAAGCGGCGCCCGGTGCCACACCCGGCAAGAAATAG
- a CDS encoding class I SAM-dependent methyltransferase, with amino-acid sequence MPHFALRAARALSLLLLVGCGGATATVEAPAAARYDVLTGDLDAALAGAWRADDRARDAARHPRETLTFFGVTPDMTVVECWPGGGWYTRILAPLLRDHGQLISGGLPVDDERRGQYERDFRAMVAAHPELYDQVRLATLHPGDFLTDIPDGSVDAVLTFRSVHNWIRSEGHDPNDYFRAAARVLRPGGVLGVVQHRAPEGTPAAEDPNTGYVTEARVIALAEAAGLVLDARSEVNANARDDHDHPEGVWSLPPVRRGEGMTDQERDAIGESDRMTLRFRKPLGAPRGDEADTAQGGA; translated from the coding sequence ATGCCTCACTTCGCCCTCCGCGCTGCGCGCGCGCTCTCTCTCCTCTTGCTCGTCGGCTGCGGCGGGGCCACGGCCACCGTCGAGGCGCCCGCGGCGGCCCGCTACGATGTCCTCACCGGGGACCTGGACGCCGCGCTGGCAGGCGCGTGGCGCGCTGACGACCGTGCCCGTGACGCCGCACGTCATCCGCGCGAGACGCTCACGTTCTTCGGCGTCACCCCGGACATGACCGTCGTGGAGTGCTGGCCAGGCGGTGGCTGGTACACACGTATCCTCGCGCCGCTGCTACGCGACCATGGCCAGCTCATCAGCGGTGGACTGCCGGTGGACGACGAGCGCCGCGGACAGTACGAGCGCGACTTCCGCGCCATGGTCGCGGCGCACCCCGAGCTCTACGATCAGGTGCGCTTGGCGACGCTGCACCCAGGGGACTTCCTGACGGACATCCCTGACGGAAGCGTGGACGCGGTGCTGACGTTCCGCAGCGTGCACAACTGGATCCGCTCCGAGGGGCACGACCCGAACGACTACTTCCGCGCGGCCGCCAGGGTGCTGCGTCCAGGGGGGGTGCTCGGGGTGGTGCAGCACCGGGCCCCCGAGGGGACCCCGGCCGCCGAGGACCCGAACACGGGCTACGTGACCGAGGCCCGCGTCATCGCGCTCGCCGAGGCCGCTGGCCTGGTGCTGGACGCGCGATCCGAAGTCAACGCGAACGCACGCGACGACCACGACCACCCGGAGGGCGTGTGGTCGCTCCCCCCCGTGCGCCGCGGCGAGGGGATGACCGACCAAGAGCGGGACGCCATCGGCGAGAGCGACCGGATGACGCTGCGCTTCCGCAAGCCCCTCGGCGCGCCCCGCGGGGACGAAGCCGACACCGCCCAGGGCGGCGCCTGA